Genomic DNA from Patescibacteria group bacterium:
TGTCCAAAGTTTCCCGCTCGTGTTTAGCATAGCCTTTTACGGTTTCCACTAAATTCGGAATGAGGTCGTGCCGTCTTTTTAGTTGGACGTCAATATCCGACCAGGCTTCGTCTACCCGAAGTTTCAGGCGGATTAATCCGTTATAAAGGGCGATAAGCGCTATGATTATAACCGCGATTACGCCTAAGACGATATAAGTTGGAGTCATACTTTGATCAGTTCTTTAGAACTTATTAATTATTAATTTAATATCTTTAAAATATTCTTCTTTAAGCGAACCGTCCGCGTGATCCAGTGACTTCCCATTTCCTTCATTATTTTATCTTAAAACTTACATCCACTTTTTCTCCTCGGGCCTTTGTCGCGTAATATCCAGTTAGAATCCCGGCTGTTTTAAGGACGTCTTGCTCGTCCTTAACTTCTTCCAGTTTTAGTTTTTTCAATTCCAGCTTTTCAGGAATAGCTAATTTTAGCTCTTTATTATCAATTTTCCAGTCTCCTTCCATATTCCGAATTAAAGTCGTCGGCCCGTTCAGTTCCTTTAATTTTATCACAATATCCCCAGTTTTTGCTAATTTCTCCAGCTCATTATTTTCCTTTTCATTCCGGCCGACAATCGCCATTATCCAATGAAAATTTATGTCCGCTTGCACTTTAATATCTTTAAAATTTTTTCCTACGAGCGACTTCAAAGCCTTGTTTAAGGACAATGTAACTTTTGGCGTTTTTAAACTGGGGTTATTCTGCTCCGACCTGAACCAAAACACTCTCCCGTTTTTCAAAAGTTCCACGTCATCGGTTTTGCAGGCCGGGCAGTGGGTAACAATGTCTAAAATTTTCTTCGCTCCTTCCGGGTCGGTTAAAAGACAGCCGCCGGCCGGAGAGGGATAATCTTTTATCCCATATTTTTCGGCGAGCTTCATCTGCGCCTCCCTTGACCGCCCTTTTATATCTAAAAGCCTCTCCCGTTTCGCGAGTCCCTTTTTTTCAATTTCAGTTTCCGGTAATAGCTTTGCGGATAACGGCCGAAGCACTTCTATCCCGGCTAACTTTTTAACTTTTTCCAATGCCTCTTTGTTTTGAGAAAAAGGCCGCTGGCCTAAAACTTCTCCGGTGGCGATAAAATCAAAAATCGCTTCGCTCTTTTCTACTTTTCCCATTCCAGCCAAGGTGTTAGGATTGACCAGCGCCGGATCATTTTTTATTTCCGTCTTTAAATATTTTGCCGCTTCTTTAATCATCAATGAATGGCAGTCAATGCAAGGGTTCATGTTTTTCCCGTAGCCGCAACTCGGACATTTTACTAATTCTAAGATCTTTTCCGAGATATCTTCTTCAATTAACGGTACGCCGATTTGGCCGGCCGACTTCCTCGCCCGCTCGCAATTAAAAAAATTACTGGAAAAGCAAATGCCAGTAACCGAAATCCCCTGATCTTTTAAAACTTCGCAGGCGAGCATTGAGTCCAGCCCGCCGGATAACAAAACCAGGGCTTTTATTTTTTTATTATTGGCCATATTTAACTAAAATATTTTTTAACCAAATCCTCGTTATCGCAAACTTCTAAATTCTTATTTTTTCCGAGAGAATAACAGCCCAAAATTCCCGAACCCAGATTGTAGGCTTCCCCGGACTTTTCTTTTGATGCCATCCTCGCGGCTATCAGGCTTCTTGCCCCGCTCCGGCAAATAAAAACTACCTTTTTCTCCCAGTCTATTTCGTCCATCCTTACGCTAATTTCATCCAAAGGTATGAGCTTTGATCCCTTAATATGGATTATTTCATACTCATCGGGGCTCCTGACGTCAATAATCTCAAGCTTTTCCTTATTATCGTCGAGCAAATGGCATAATTCTCGAGCTTTAATCTCTTTTATTGCCATACAAAATAAATAGACGCCTGGGCTTAACGAATATTTCATTAAACTTGCCTTTATTTATTTTTTCTTAATTCCGAGCCAGGCCTTCCCATCTTCTATCTTCACAGTTTTCTCGGCGTCAACGCCGTCTTTTTTTCCTTCAGCCATTTGGCTGGCCAAAGTTTCTTTTATTATAGAGTCCTTATATTTTTCAATCGCTTTTTTTGCTTCCTTATCCTCGGTTTCATAATATATTTCAATCGTATCTTTAATCGTTAACCCTGCGTCTTTCCGCATACCATTAATCAGACGAACAATCTCCCGCTTTATGCCTTCTTGTTTTAATTCGGGTGTCAAAGCCGTATCGAGCTCAACTTCCATATTACCCTGGCCTTCATATACTGCCACTTCTTTCACATTCACCTCATCTTTTATTAATCCAATATACTCATCATCAATTTCTACTTTGGCGTTTACCACTTCTAATTTCGCCAAAGGCTGCCGGACTTTTATTCCGGCCTCATCGCGTTTGGCTAAAGCCAGTTCAACGACATTTCTCGCTACCTGCATTTTTTCAATTATTTTCTCATCAACTTTTCCCGCCTTGGGCCACGCTTCCAAATGCACGCTCCTGTTTTCATCGGAAAAATTATTACCCGCTACCCTCTGCCAAATTTCTTCGGCTATAAACGGCGTAAACGGTGCCATTACTTTTGAAAGTTGAATCAAAACGTATCGCGTCACTTCCAGAGCCGAGTTTTTGTCGTCCAGATCATCAGCCTTAAACCGATCTCTTGACCGCCTAATATACCAAGTTGATAAATCATCGATAAAATCGGCAATCGGCCGGGTCGCCTGGGGCAAATTATAGCTTTCCATGGCCTTGGTTGCTTCGGCTATAAGCTGGTTTAACCGAGCCGCTATCCATTGGTCTAAAATATTTTTACTCTTCGGCTCTTTATTTCCCGCGTCCATTTTTTCCTCTCCGGCAAACATCTCATAAAACTTATAGACATTCCAAACCAGCATATCCACTTTTCTCAAAGCGTCCGACACGCCCTTTTCGGAAAAATTCAGGTTTTCAGCCAGCATCACCGGTGAGGTTAATAAATAATACCTCAAAGCGTCCGCCCCGTACTTTTCAAAAATCAAGCTCGGGTCCGGGTAATTTTGCAAACGCTTGGACATCTTTTTACCGTCTTCGGCTAATACTATGCCGTTAACAATGACGTTCTTAAAAGCCGGCTTGTTTTTAATCGCCGTGGCAATGACGTGCAAATAATAAAACCAGGCGCGGGTTTGATCTACGCCTTCAGCAATAAACTGGGCCGGAAAATTGGCTTCGAA
This window encodes:
- a CDS encoding tRNA 4-thiouridine(8) synthase ThiI, producing MANNKKIKALVLLSGGLDSMLACEVLKDQGISVTGICFSSNFFNCERARKSAGQIGVPLIEEDISEKILELVKCPSCGYGKNMNPCIDCHSLMIKEAAKYLKTEIKNDPALVNPNTLAGMGKVEKSEAIFDFIATGEVLGQRPFSQNKEALEKVKKLAGIEVLRPLSAKLLPETEIEKKGLAKRERLLDIKGRSREAQMKLAEKYGIKDYPSPAGGCLLTDPEGAKKILDIVTHCPACKTDDVELLKNGRVFWFRSEQNNPSLKTPKVTLSLNKALKSLVGKNFKDIKVQADINFHWIMAIVGRNEKENNELEKLAKTGDIVIKLKELNGPTTLIRNMEGDWKIDNKELKLAIPEKLELKKLKLEEVKDEQDVLKTAGILTGYYATKARGEKVDVSFKIK
- a CDS encoding rhodanese-like domain-containing protein, which encodes MAIKEIKARELCHLLDDNKEKLEIIDVRSPDEYEIIHIKGSKLIPLDEISVRMDEIDWEKKVVFICRSGARSLIAARMASKEKSGEAYNLGSGILGCYSLGKNKNLEVCDNEDLVKKYFS